One Mycobacterium kubicae genomic window carries:
- a CDS encoding biotin/lipoyl-binding carrier protein, with protein MSEEVRAEIVASVLEVVVSEGDQIGQGDVVVLLESMKMEIPVLAEVGGTVSKVSVAVGDVIQAGDLIAVIS; from the coding sequence ATGTCCGAGGAGGTTCGCGCCGAGATTGTGGCCAGCGTGCTCGAAGTTGTGGTCAGCGAGGGTGACCAAATCGGTCAGGGTGACGTCGTGGTGCTGCTGGAATCGATGAAGATGGAGATCCCCGTGCTCGCCGAAGTCGGCGGCACCGTCAGCAAGGTGAGCGTCGCGGTCGGCGACGTCATCCAGGCCGGCGACCTCATCGCCGTGATTAGCTAG
- a CDS encoding sensor histidine kinase produces MSTLGDLLAEHTVLPGNAVDHLHAVVGEWQLLADLSFADYLMWVRRDDGVLVCVAQCRPNTAPTVLQTDAVGSVVAAEQLPLVAETFEKGTTVRQTGSGDTESWALPGPHVEASAVRYGEQVVAVLTQHQTDVAVERMSGHMEAAYRDCATDLLQMIAEGTFPDVGDVAMSRSTPRAGDGFIRLDVNGVVAYASPNALSAYHRMGLTSDLEGHNLIKVTRPLISDPFEAQEVAEHILGLLAGGSSMRMEVDAGGATVLLRTLPLVVHGKNAGAAILIRDVTEVKRRDRALISKDATIREIHHRVKNNLQTVAALLRLQARRTVNAEGREALIESVRRVSSIALVHDALSMSVDEQVNLDEVIDRILPIMNDVASVDRPIRINRVGALGVLDSDRATALIMVITELVQNAIEHAFDPAAAEGSVTIRAERSARWLDVVVHDDGRGLPEGFSLEKSDSLGLQIVRTLVSAELDGSLGMRQGGERGTDVVLRVPIGRRGRLVL; encoded by the coding sequence ATGTCGACTCTCGGTGATCTGCTGGCCGAGCACACTGTGCTGCCAGGCAATGCGGTTGACCACCTGCATGCGGTGGTCGGGGAGTGGCAACTGCTCGCCGACTTGTCTTTCGCCGACTATTTGATGTGGGTGCGCCGCGACGACGGCGTGCTGGTATGCGTCGCGCAGTGCCGCCCGAATACCGCGCCGACGGTGCTGCAGACCGACGCTGTGGGCAGTGTGGTCGCCGCCGAGCAGCTGCCTTTGGTGGCGGAGACCTTCGAGAAGGGCACTACCGTACGGCAGACCGGTTCCGGTGACACCGAGTCCTGGGCGCTGCCCGGGCCGCACGTCGAGGCCTCGGCGGTTCGGTACGGAGAACAAGTAGTGGCGGTGCTGACCCAGCATCAAACCGACGTGGCCGTCGAGCGCATGTCAGGTCATATGGAGGCCGCCTACCGCGATTGCGCGACGGACCTGCTCCAGATGATCGCCGAGGGTACCTTCCCCGACGTGGGTGACGTGGCGATGTCGCGGTCGACCCCGCGCGCCGGGGACGGCTTCATCCGCCTGGACGTCAACGGCGTGGTCGCCTACGCCAGCCCCAACGCCCTGTCGGCCTACCACCGGATGGGCCTGACCAGCGACTTGGAGGGCCATAACCTCATCAAGGTCACCCGACCGCTGATCTCCGACCCGTTCGAGGCCCAGGAGGTCGCCGAGCACATACTGGGTCTGCTGGCCGGCGGGTCGAGCATGCGTATGGAGGTCGACGCGGGCGGGGCCACCGTGCTGCTGCGGACGCTGCCGCTGGTGGTGCACGGCAAGAACGCCGGGGCGGCGATACTGATCCGCGACGTCACCGAGGTGAAGCGGCGCGACCGGGCGCTGATCTCCAAAGACGCCACCATCCGCGAGATCCACCACCGGGTCAAGAACAATCTGCAGACGGTGGCCGCACTGCTGCGGTTGCAGGCTCGCCGGACCGTCAACGCCGAGGGACGCGAAGCGCTCATCGAGTCGGTGCGCCGGGTGTCCTCGATTGCGCTGGTCCACGACGCGTTGTCCATGTCGGTCGACGAGCAGGTGAACCTCGACGAGGTGATCGACCGGATCCTGCCGATCATGAACGACGTCGCGTCGGTGGACCGGCCCATTCGGATCAACCGCGTCGGTGCCCTGGGCGTGCTGGATTCCGACCGCGCGACGGCCCTGATCATGGTCATCACCGAGTTGGTGCAGAACGCCATAGAGCACGCTTTCGACCCGGCCGCCGCCGAAGGATCGGTGACGATTCGAGCCGAACGCTCTGCCCGCTGGCTGGATGTGGTGGTGCACGACGACGGACGCGGGCTGCCCGAGGGGTTCAGCCTGGAGAAATCGGACAGCCTGGGTCTGCAGATCGTGCGGACGCTGGTGTCGGCCGAGCTGGACGGATCACTGGGAATGCGCCAGGGCGGCGAGCGCGGCACCGATGTGGTGCTGCGGGTGCCGATTGGCCGTCGCGGCCGGTTGGTGTTGTGA
- the whiB1 gene encoding transcriptional regulator WhiB1, translating into MDWRHKAVCRDEDPELFFPVGNSGPALAQIADAKLVCNRCPVTTECLGWALNTGQDSGVWGGMSEDERRALKRRNARTKARSGV; encoded by the coding sequence ATGGATTGGCGCCATAAGGCGGTCTGCCGTGACGAGGACCCGGAGCTGTTCTTCCCGGTTGGGAACAGCGGCCCGGCGCTCGCGCAGATCGCTGACGCGAAGTTGGTCTGTAATCGGTGTCCAGTGACAACGGAATGTCTTGGCTGGGCCCTGAACACAGGCCAGGACTCGGGCGTCTGGGGCGGCATGAGTGAAGACGAGCGGCGCGCCCTGAAGCGTCGTAACGCCCGGACGAAGGCCCGCAGCGGAGTCTGA
- a CDS encoding diacylglycerol/lipid kinase family protein, whose amino-acid sequence MRAMLIVNPIATTITPAARDLVTHALESRLQLTIRHTKHAGHADELGREAVADGYDLVVVHGGDGTVSAVVNGMLGRPGSTPPGPVPAVGIVPGGSANVLARALGIAKDAPAACNQLIALVDEYERHGQWRRISLIDCGEIWALVNAGMGVDAEVVEAVEAKRKKGVKVTPLNYWRVAVPVSVAFSRREPNLILEQPDSEPVSGVHFVWVSNTNPWTYSNNKPMVTNPGCSFETGLGLFALTSMKVIPTLRLLRQLLAKRPKLEAEQLIRDDNVAYVRIKTMTAPAACQYDGEYLGLRESMTFRAVPNALQVVAPPPKK is encoded by the coding sequence ATGCGCGCCATGTTGATCGTGAACCCGATTGCCACCACCATCACACCGGCCGCTCGCGACCTCGTGACGCACGCGCTCGAAAGCCGCCTTCAGCTCACCATCCGGCACACCAAACACGCTGGCCACGCCGACGAGCTCGGCCGTGAGGCCGTGGCCGATGGCTACGACCTGGTCGTCGTCCACGGCGGTGACGGAACGGTTAGCGCGGTGGTCAACGGCATGCTCGGGCGGCCGGGCTCCACTCCGCCGGGGCCGGTGCCGGCGGTGGGCATCGTGCCCGGCGGCTCAGCGAATGTGCTGGCCAGGGCGTTGGGCATAGCCAAAGACGCGCCGGCGGCCTGCAACCAGTTGATTGCCCTGGTCGACGAGTATGAGCGTCATGGTCAGTGGCGCCGCATCTCGCTGATCGACTGCGGCGAGATCTGGGCGCTGGTCAACGCGGGTATGGGTGTGGATGCCGAGGTCGTGGAGGCGGTGGAAGCCAAGCGCAAGAAGGGCGTCAAGGTGACACCGCTGAACTACTGGCGGGTTGCGGTGCCCGTCTCGGTGGCCTTCAGCCGCCGGGAGCCCAACCTCATCCTGGAGCAGCCGGATAGCGAGCCGGTATCGGGCGTGCACTTCGTCTGGGTGTCCAACACCAATCCGTGGACCTACAGCAACAACAAGCCGATGGTGACCAACCCGGGCTGCAGCTTCGAGACGGGTCTCGGCCTGTTCGCGCTCACCAGCATGAAGGTCATTCCCACCCTCCGATTGCTCCGCCAACTGCTGGCGAAACGACCAAAGCTCGAGGCTGAGCAGCTGATCCGTGACGACAATGTGGCCTATGTCCGCATCAAGACCATGACCGCTCCGGCGGCCTGTCAGTACGACGGAGAATATCTCGGCCTGCGCGAATCCATGACGTTCCGCGCGGTCCCCAACGCTTTACAGGTGGTGGCTCCGCCGCCGAAGAAATAG
- a CDS encoding GNAT family N-acetyltransferase encodes MTESIRRAAPHDSAEIAAMIHELAEFEHAAEHCSVTESLIATALFGSSPTVHGHVVEIDGEIAAMALWFLNFSTWDGVAGIYLEDLYVRPRFRRRGLARGLLATLARECIDNGYTRLTWAVLNWNSDAIALYDRVGGTPQTEWTTYRLSGPRLAALAEPR; translated from the coding sequence ATGACGGAGAGCATTCGTCGCGCCGCCCCGCATGACAGCGCCGAGATTGCGGCCATGATCCACGAACTCGCCGAATTCGAGCATGCCGCCGAACACTGCTCGGTCACCGAATCCCTAATCGCCACAGCACTTTTCGGTAGCTCACCGACCGTGCACGGACACGTCGTCGAGATCGACGGCGAAATCGCCGCGATGGCGCTGTGGTTTCTCAACTTCTCCACCTGGGACGGCGTCGCCGGCATCTACCTGGAGGACCTCTACGTGCGTCCGAGGTTCCGCCGTCGCGGTCTGGCCCGCGGACTGCTGGCCACCCTGGCCCGCGAATGCATCGACAACGGATACACGCGCCTGACATGGGCGGTGCTGAACTGGAATTCCGATGCGATCGCCCTCTACGACCGCGTCGGCGGGACGCCGCAAACCGAGTGGACGACTTATCGACTGTCCGGGCCGCGGCTGGCAGCGCTGGCCGAACCCCGCTGA